The nucleotide window GAGTAAAGGAGACTAATTTCTGAAACGTGAAGCATAAGGTAACTTAAAGACTGAAGCTTGAAACAGCCTTCTAATGATGCAGTCAAAGCCAATATATAAGCATCaaaagtgatttcattttctttttgacaCACATCTAACAGAGTTGAGAGATGTGATTTGCGTACCCAGGAGCAGAACCGTCGAGGTAAGCTGGTCTTGGCTCGCCGGGCATCCAGTGAGCAGCCATTCTGACACGGCCAACGTTCCCGGCGTTGGGGAGAGGAACTCCGGCGGAGACGAACTTAgactttgaagaagaaagaagagaagggTAGACGGCGGCGATGCCGCAGCTCATGAGCGAGTTCGACGCCattgttctctctctctaactccCTTTCTGTTTACCACAAAGAAGAAAGATGTGAACGAGAGAGAGGTGTTTTGGATGTTGTCAGTGTGTAAGAGTGATCGTATAAGTAAGGTTTTGAGAGAAGCGAATCTAAACTCAGATTGTGATTGGGTAGAGAGAGCCCGCGTGGCTTTTTCATTGGGCCACGTGGATTCTCTATCTCTTGTTCTGTCTCTCGTAGATATCTCTATCTGCTCTGTGTGGTTCAGACACAGACCGAATCCACATAATTACCTTTTTGCCATTTATCCACTGCAAAGGTTAAAAAATTTAGAGCGCCAAGAAAAATCGTGGTCTTCCCTTACAACCCAGTATGCACCAACTGGTTTAAAATATCTTTTCTAACCagacagatttttttttaaaaaaattggagttTAAATATCGGAAAGTGTAGTCTTTTGAAAAGATCAACGCAAGCAACATCAAGGAGGGATTTTGAACAAGATTAGATTGAGAAATGTTGTTACCTAAGGATCATTGTGCACATGATCATCACTAAAGTAGAGAGTGGTTGTGCATATGACCATCGTTTCTGTAGGCCATGCACTAAAGTAGAGTGATTGTAAAGACCTAGCCTGATCATTTGTTTCAAAGCACATACCAGCAAGCAAGCAACCTATCAGGAAATTTTCAGATACTAGTGAATTTGGTAAGAATCCTTGGAACTACGTCTCTTAAACTTGGTTTCTCATTTCAGACCCATCTTCAAGAATGAGCACACACAACAACCCATGACTCTCCTCTCCTATAGTCAGAtaataaatgtataatataataCTACTCACGAACTTACTGGAATCTTCACAGATTGAATGCAAATCATAAgaatgaaagaaaataaaagaacacATAAAAAGGATCAAATCAACAAGGAGACTCACTTAAGACTTGAAAAGTACAGAGTTTCAGGCACATAACGGTACTATTGTCCTATAGCTAGTTCCATCATACAATATGTCTCTTACGTTACCACCAACCATAAACTCTTAAGACATCAAGAAGACTTTTGTAATGCCAAGAGTTCCATGCACATAGTGCTTCCATCATAGAAGCCTTTGGTTCAGGACATAAGAGATAATTAATAACATCATtacaaaacccaaatccaagCATCAACAACCAAACCAAATACAAAGTACCAATCAGCTTCAAGAACAAATAGCTCTTTCAACCACCTCCTGCAACTCCCCACTCTGAAACGCCTCGAGAGTGATGTCACAACCACCGAAGAACTCGCCGCCGATGTAGAGCTGAGGAAACGTGGGCCAATTGGAGTACTCTTTCAGCCCTTGCCTCAGCATCTCGTTCTCCAGAATGTTCACGTCTTCGAAAGGCACGTTCAGATTCTTCAGGATCTGCACCACCGTGTTCGAGAATCCGCACATCGGGAAATCTCTCGTTCCTTTCATGAACAACACGACTTTCTCCGAGTTCACCAGCTTCTCCAGCGTATCTCTCAGCTGCGGCGTGAGCGCCGCCGACGCCGAGCACCGGAACTTCGCGGCGGGAGATGATGGTTTGAGTTTGGGTAGGAGATTCGAACGGGTGATGGAGATCGGTTGGTGGAGGTTGTGGACGGCGAGTGATGCCGACGGTTTGGAGACGAATCTGTGAGACTGTGGTTTGTTGATAACTGAGGAGGAGACGGCGGCGGTTGGAGTTACAGACGGCGTTTTGATAGATCGGAGAGCCATTTTTTTCCGGATTTGGAATTGTGGAAATTGAAAAGAGTAATGATTTATTAGCCACACATACGTAACGCGAGAGGGGGATATGATAAAACTTGTTTCCAAACAGAACTAAGCCTGTAGGTTATCAAGTGATGGCTCAAAAGTCTTAACCGAACTCCGTGACAGAGGACACAAATCGCCGAGAGAGCACCAAGAAAAGCTTCGGTTTTTTCcggtttatattatatttttcgtTCTTATGGAAATGATATCTAATTGAACCGAATTATATTTTGATTCTGTTCggaacttttttttatatgagaTTATGTTCGGAACTCGAGTTATTCGATTTTGTTTCcggtatatattattaaaacaatttttttgatagtcatttttaaatttttgttacaaaaatagttttcaatgataaaaataataaaataattattttttttaattttttttttaatattttttttttattttttaaaatcgaaACACTATTCTCAAAACTCCGTTTTAAAAgctatttttgtaaaaataaaccAATATATTTTAGCTAAACCAATATATTTAATCTCAATTTATTAGGCTAATTAAGTGAAATGCAAAAATTATTTGGAAAATATTCGGTTGTAGACTGTAGTTAAGGACAATAATCGAGtttttcattttagtttatttagttGATGTTTGTTGAACCGATTGGTGCGAGTTTGCTGAACCGAACAAAACCGGGCACTgatctaatttttaaaacacacCTACATAATGCGAAggatataatataataaaccaCTAAAGCCCATTGGCCCAATATGAGTACAGGCTTAGTTACAAAGTGAAAGCTCAAAACTCGAAACAGAATAAAAAGCTCAAGCGAAGACCCATTTTATCCATCCACTGTCTCCAGCAGTCAGCagaagcaagaaaaaaaaaagagaggagagagaacatcttcttcttcttcgtagctctctctctctctctctctctcatgtgGATTCCAAATCCTTCTCTGCTTCTCCTTCCTCACATTTCTCAACcaacattcttcttcttttgacaCTTTCAACACACTGCAAGTACTACTCAATCCGCCATTAACGATGCATCCTCCTCACTTCTCCATCTCCATTCTCCTGCtctgcctcttcttcttcacacttCTCGAAGCTACTAAACCACTAAACCTCACTCTCCCTCACCAACACCCTTCTCCTGACTCCGTCGCTCTCCACGTCACAAGGTAAAAAACAAcatcctttctctctctctctctctctctaatctccACATTTTCCtcgaaaataaacaaaactctCTTCTTCTCCCTCCATTTCCCACAGTACAATCAATGCATCCCTCTCACGGAGACAActcacctcctcctcctcctccacttgCGGCACCGGAAACCCAATCGACGACTGCTGGCGCTGCGACTCCTCCGACTGGTCCTCCAACCGCCAAAGACTCGCCGACTGCTCTATCGGCTTCGGCTCCGGCACCCTCGGCGGCAAAAACGGCCGGATCTACGTCGTCACAGACTCTTCCGACAACAACCCCGCCAACCCAACTCCGGGAACACTCCGTCACGCCGTCATCCAAGAAGAGCCCCTCTGGATCGTCTTCTCCTCCAACATGTTCATCCGCTTAAAACAAGAACTCATCATCAACAGCTACAAGACCATCGACGGCCGCGGCGCCGCCGTCCACGTCACCGGCAACGGCTGCCTAACCATCCAGTACGTGCAGCACGTCATCATCCACAACATCCACATCTACGACTGTAAACCTTCCGGAGGCGCCGTCGTCGCCGCGTCGCCCACGAAAGTCGGGAGGAGAGGTAGATCCGACGGCGACGGGATCTCTATCTTCGGATCTCAGAAGATCTGGGTCGACCACTGCTCCTTGAGTCATTGCACCGATGGGCTTATCGATGTGGTGTTGGGCTCGACGGCGATTACGATATCGAATAATTACTTCACTCATCATGATGAGGTGATGCTGTTGGGTCATGATGATAAGTACGTGCTGGATACGGGGATGCAGGTGACGATTGCGTTTAATCATTTCGGACAGGGGCTTGTTCAGAGGATGCCCAGGTGTCGGAGAGGGTATATTCATGTCGTGAATAATGATTTTACTTCGTGGAAGATGTATGCTATTGGTGGTAGTGGTAATCCCACTATTAACAGTCAAGGGAATCGTTACTCTGCTCCTTCTGATCCTAGCGCCAAAGAGGTAAACTTTGTCAACTTTGgtgatttttaaagttttagagTTACCCATATC belongs to Brassica rapa cultivar Chiifu-401-42 chromosome A07, CAAS_Brap_v3.01, whole genome shotgun sequence and includes:
- the LOC103829998 gene encoding monothiol glutaredoxin-S14, chloroplastic-like; the protein is MALRSIKTPSVTPTAAVSSSVINKPQSHRFVSKPSASLAVHNLHQPISITRSNLLPKLKPSSPAAKFRCSASAALTPQLRDTLEKLVNSEKVVLFMKGTRDFPMCGFSNTVVQILKNLNVPFEDVNILENEMLRQGLKEYSNWPTFPQLYIGGEFFGGCDITLEAFQSGELQEVVERAICS
- the LOC103829999 gene encoding probable pectate lyase 13, whose amino-acid sequence is MHPPHFSISILLLCLFFFTLLEATKPLNLTLPHQHPSPDSVALHVTSTINASLSRRQLTSSSSSTCGTGNPIDDCWRCDSSDWSSNRQRLADCSIGFGSGTLGGKNGRIYVVTDSSDNNPANPTPGTLRHAVIQEEPLWIVFSSNMFIRLKQELIINSYKTIDGRGAAVHVTGNGCLTIQYVQHVIIHNIHIYDCKPSGGAVVAASPTKVGRRGRSDGDGISIFGSQKIWVDHCSLSHCTDGLIDVVLGSTAITISNNYFTHHDEVMLLGHDDKYVLDTGMQVTIAFNHFGQGLVQRMPRCRRGYIHVVNNDFTSWKMYAIGGSGNPTINSQGNRYSAPSDPSAKEVTKRVDSTDDGEWANWNWRTEGDLMENGAFFVASGEGVSTLYSKASSVEPKAAALVDQLTQNAGVFGGPRDDQGQSGDSYSGYGGGGAGGTGAIGGTSRGSSSNSDNNFFGMIFGNNAPPRPRLTLLLLSLLMICVLSTSTLLLW